A window from Streptomyces subrutilus encodes these proteins:
- a CDS encoding DUF4383 domain-containing protein, translated as MNLRDELPVDHRLTLVYRIGAAGCGVLLLAFGCLGFTNELGFFSTEGARVAGLSTNGLLSLVSLVVGAVLVVAACVGGNVASTVNMVVGGLFVLSGFVNLFLIGKSANLLDFSMSNVIFSFVMGLLILTFGMYGRVTGGLPHDNPYWRRRHPEQAAREDARAGAVHRSPATALTRR; from the coding sequence GTGAACCTGCGTGACGAACTTCCCGTGGACCACCGCCTGACCCTGGTCTACCGCATCGGCGCCGCCGGCTGCGGCGTCCTCCTCCTGGCCTTCGGCTGCCTGGGATTCACCAACGAACTCGGCTTCTTCTCGACCGAGGGCGCCCGGGTCGCCGGCCTGTCCACCAACGGCCTGCTGAGCCTGGTCTCCCTCGTCGTCGGAGCCGTCCTCGTCGTCGCCGCCTGCGTCGGGGGCAACGTGGCCTCGACCGTGAACATGGTGGTCGGCGGATTGTTCGTGCTCAGCGGCTTCGTCAACCTCTTCCTGATCGGCAAGTCCGCCAACCTCCTCGACTTCAGCATGTCGAACGTCATCTTCAGCTTCGTCATGGGGCTGCTGATCCTCACGTTCGGGATGTACGGCCGGGTGACCGGCGGACTGCCGCACGACAATCCGTACTGGCGCCGCCGCCACCCCGAGCAGGCCGCCCGCGAGGACGCCCGCGCCGGAGCGGTGCACCGCTCCCCGGCCACCGCGCTCACCCGGCGGTGA
- a CDS encoding oxygenase MpaB family protein: MSGGPDLRGRLGSALFRRVAGPAGPANRARIHGTPGPRWFGPERPIRTVHGDASMFVGGLSALLLQSLHPRAMAAVAAHSGFRGDPWGRLQRTSTFLAATTYATAEDAQRAVDRVRAVHDRIRGATAEGEPYHAADPHLLGWVHAAEVDSFLRAHQRFGAHPLDATGCDEYVADTARVAAALGVEDPPRDRAALAARLAQYRPALSATPEALDAARFVLREPPLPWPARPPYALLAANAVALLPPWARGMLGLRSPTGPGERCLRLSGRALTRTIRWAMTPPPPAG; this comes from the coding sequence GTGAGCGGCGGTCCGGACCTCCGGGGCCGACTGGGCAGCGCGCTGTTCCGCCGCGTGGCGGGCCCGGCCGGCCCCGCGAACCGCGCCCGCATCCACGGCACGCCGGGACCCCGCTGGTTCGGCCCCGAGCGGCCGATCCGTACGGTCCACGGCGACGCCTCGATGTTCGTCGGGGGCCTGAGCGCCCTGCTGCTGCAGTCGCTGCACCCGCGCGCCATGGCCGCCGTCGCCGCGCACTCCGGCTTCCGGGGCGACCCCTGGGGGCGGCTCCAGCGCACCAGCACCTTCCTCGCCGCCACCACCTACGCCACCGCCGAGGACGCGCAACGCGCCGTCGACCGGGTCCGCGCGGTGCACGACCGGATCCGGGGCGCCACCGCCGAGGGGGAGCCCTACCACGCGGCCGACCCCCACCTGCTGGGCTGGGTGCACGCGGCCGAGGTCGACAGCTTCCTGCGGGCCCACCAGCGCTTCGGCGCGCACCCGCTGGACGCGACGGGCTGCGACGAGTACGTGGCCGACACCGCCCGGGTCGCCGCCGCCCTCGGGGTCGAGGACCCGCCCCGCGACCGTGCCGCACTGGCCGCCCGACTGGCCCAGTACCGGCCCGCACTGAGCGCGACCCCCGAAGCGCTGGACGCCGCCCGCTTCGTCCTGCGCGAACCGCCGCTCCCGTGGCCCGCCCGCCCGCCGTACGCGCTGCTCGCCGCCAACGCGGTCGCGCTGCTGCCGCCGTGGGCCCGCGGCATGCTGGGCCTGCGCTCGCCGACCGGCCCGGGTGAGAGGTGCCTACGGCTGTCCGGCCGCGCCCTCACCCGGACCATCCGATGGGCGATGACACCGCCCCCGCCCGCCGGGTGA
- a CDS encoding carboxylate-amine ligase: MALTLSTSPAGGAAEEPPPATAPLMTMGVEEEFLLVDRTSRAPVGRGPRVIEAAARTLGPFVQPEFFTAQVEVCTSPTSDTSALRADLAGLRAALVRAADDEGCLLLASGTPVIPPERPLTVTPEARYRRMAADFASAVGACDQVVSGCHVHVGVSGHAEALRLANRMRPWLPTLQAVAANSPFDRGRDSGYASWRSVEHARWPTVGPAPVLDEAGYERVADTLVRSGAVLDRRMIYWFARPSEHVPTLEIRVADTNSDLDTVVLLAVLVRGLAATLREEPARGGPPPSLGYRALREAHRLAAVHGLAGDGLDLAAGRRVPAWELVWRLRERAAPGLAASGDLGRADELLGRLRERGGGADRQRAAHRRRGRLGDVVDSLARSTAAA, from the coding sequence ATGGCACTGACCCTGTCCACGTCGCCCGCCGGCGGTGCGGCCGAGGAGCCGCCGCCCGCCACCGCCCCGTTGATGACCATGGGTGTGGAGGAGGAGTTCCTCCTCGTCGACCGCACCAGCCGCGCCCCCGTGGGCCGCGGCCCGCGCGTGATCGAGGCGGCCGCGCGGACGCTCGGGCCGTTCGTCCAGCCCGAGTTCTTCACCGCCCAGGTGGAGGTGTGCACCAGCCCGACGTCGGACACCTCGGCGCTCCGCGCCGACCTGGCCGGGTTGCGGGCCGCGCTGGTGCGGGCCGCGGACGACGAGGGGTGCCTGCTCCTCGCCTCCGGGACGCCGGTGATCCCGCCCGAGCGACCGCTCACCGTCACGCCCGAGGCGCGCTACCGGCGCATGGCGGCGGACTTCGCGTCGGCCGTCGGGGCCTGCGACCAGGTGGTGTCCGGCTGCCACGTGCATGTCGGAGTGAGCGGCCACGCGGAGGCGCTCAGGCTGGCGAACCGGATGCGGCCCTGGCTGCCGACCCTGCAGGCCGTCGCCGCCAACTCGCCCTTCGACCGCGGTCGCGACAGCGGGTACGCGAGCTGGCGCTCGGTCGAGCACGCCCGCTGGCCCACGGTGGGTCCGGCTCCGGTGCTGGACGAGGCGGGGTACGAGCGGGTCGCCGACACCCTGGTGCGCAGCGGGGCGGTGCTGGACCGGCGGATGATCTACTGGTTCGCCCGGCCTTCGGAGCACGTGCCGACCCTGGAGATCCGGGTCGCCGACACCAACTCCGACCTCGACACCGTCGTCCTGCTGGCCGTGCTGGTCCGCGGGCTCGCGGCCACGCTGCGGGAGGAGCCGGCCCGCGGCGGGCCGCCCCCGTCGCTCGGCTACCGCGCCCTGCGGGAGGCGCACCGGCTCGCGGCCGTGCACGGGTTGGCCGGCGACGGCCTGGACCTGGCCGCCGGGCGCCGGGTGCCGGCCTGGGAGCTGGTATGGCGGCTGCGCGAGCGGGCGGCGCCGGGGCTGGCGGCCTCCGGTGACCTGGGGCGCGCCGACGAGCTGCTGGGCCGGCTGCGGGAGCGGGGCGGCGGCGCCGACCGACAGCGCGCCGCCCACCGCCGCCGGGGACGCCTGGGCGACGTGGTGGACAGCCTGGCCCGGAGCACGGCCGCCGCCTGA
- a CDS encoding class II glutamine amidotransferase has protein sequence MCRWLAYLGSPMLLDALLYRPEHSLINQSLHARMGVESTNGDGFGIGWYSADGDGTPAIFRDIGPAWNNRNLQELSAHVRSPLFFAHVRASTGSAIQQTNCHPFRHGRWLWMHNGAIADFHRLQRDLCMAVDPALFPSIEGSTDSEVMFYLAVTFGLDQDVPGAVARMAGLVERTGKEHGVADPLQMTVAVSDGQRVWAFRYSSQGRSRSLFYSSRAETVRHLYPEVPYLKEVSDETRMVVSEPLGNLPGVWNELPEASYTVIPSGPDTDYLPFIPE, from the coding sequence ATGTGCCGCTGGCTCGCCTATCTGGGTTCGCCGATGCTGCTGGACGCCCTGCTCTACCGCCCGGAACACTCGCTGATCAATCAGAGCCTGCACGCCAGGATGGGTGTGGAGTCGACCAACGGGGACGGTTTCGGCATCGGCTGGTACAGCGCGGACGGCGACGGCACCCCGGCCATCTTCCGGGACATCGGCCCGGCCTGGAACAACCGCAACCTGCAGGAGCTCTCCGCACACGTCCGGTCGCCGCTGTTCTTCGCGCACGTCCGCGCCTCCACCGGCTCGGCGATCCAGCAGACCAACTGCCATCCGTTTCGCCACGGCCGCTGGCTGTGGATGCACAACGGGGCCATCGCGGACTTCCACCGGCTGCAGCGCGACCTCTGCATGGCCGTCGATCCCGCGCTCTTCCCGTCCATCGAGGGGTCCACGGACTCCGAGGTGATGTTCTACCTGGCCGTCACCTTCGGTCTGGATCAGGACGTGCCGGGCGCGGTGGCGCGCATGGCGGGCCTCGTGGAGCGCACCGGCAAGGAGCACGGGGTCGCCGACCCCCTGCAGATGACCGTGGCGGTGAGCGACGGGCAGCGCGTGTGGGCCTTCCGCTACTCCAGCCAGGGCAGGTCCCGGTCGCTGTTCTACAGCAGCAGGGCCGAGACCGTACGGCACCTCTACCCGGAGGTGCCCTACCTCAAGGAGGTCTCCGACGAGACCCGGATGGTGGTCTCCGAGCCGCTGGGGAACCTGCCCGGCGTGTGGAACGAACTCCCCGAGGCCAGCTACACCGTGATCCCCTCCGGCCCCGACACGGACTACCTGCCGTTCATTCCCGAGTGA
- a CDS encoding glutamate synthase subunit beta — protein MTDPFGFLRIPREAVAARAVTERLGDWREVYAGQALLPLVSRQADRCMDCGVPFCHTGCPLGNLIPEWNAYAAHGDWRAAYERLHATNNFPEFTGRLCPAPCEDACVLTINAAPVTIKNVEQTIADEGMRRGYMAPRPAERCGRGAGAVVDVIGSGPAGLAAAQQLTRAGHRVTVHERADRIGGLLRYGIPEFKLEKAHLDRRIEQMRAEGTAFVTGSDVGGSPGTPGAASASALREGADAVVVATGAGERRELPVPGRGLSGIHQAMEYLTLANRVREGDLAASPVTAAGRHVVIVGGGDTGSDCLGTALRQGALSVVQLDINPEPGAARTDGEPWPVYPRVYRISHAHEEARGQAGLDPRLFSCATLHFEGDASGRVRALRLTSVEPPARAPVAGTERVLPAALVLLALGFTGAERAGGLYEQLGLALDEQGNVVRDASFAAGGGRAAPGVFVAGDAGRGQSLVVWAIAEGRSAAAAVDRYLTGSTALPSPVAADDRPLTALGRMRYGDD, from the coding sequence GTGACCGATCCGTTCGGCTTCCTCAGGATTCCGCGCGAGGCCGTCGCGGCCCGCGCCGTGACCGAGCGCCTCGGCGACTGGCGCGAGGTGTACGCGGGCCAGGCGCTGCTACCGCTCGTCTCCCGGCAGGCCGACCGCTGCATGGACTGCGGCGTCCCGTTCTGCCACACCGGGTGCCCGCTGGGAAACCTCATCCCCGAGTGGAACGCGTACGCCGCGCACGGCGACTGGCGGGCGGCGTACGAGCGGCTGCACGCGACCAACAACTTCCCGGAGTTCACCGGCCGGCTCTGCCCGGCCCCGTGCGAGGACGCCTGCGTACTGACGATCAACGCGGCTCCGGTGACCATCAAGAACGTCGAGCAGACCATCGCGGACGAGGGCATGCGGCGCGGCTACATGGCGCCGCGTCCCGCGGAGCGGTGCGGCCGGGGCGCGGGTGCGGTCGTGGACGTCATCGGCTCGGGACCGGCCGGACTGGCCGCGGCCCAGCAGCTGACCCGGGCCGGTCACCGCGTCACCGTCCACGAGCGGGCCGACCGGATCGGCGGCCTGCTGCGCTACGGCATCCCGGAGTTCAAGCTGGAGAAGGCGCACCTGGACCGCCGCATAGAGCAGATGCGGGCCGAGGGCACCGCCTTCGTGACGGGCAGCGACGTCGGGGGTTCGCCGGGCACGCCCGGCGCGGCCAGCGCGTCCGCGCTGCGCGAGGGGGCCGACGCGGTGGTCGTGGCGACCGGCGCGGGCGAGCGCAGGGAACTGCCGGTGCCCGGGCGCGGGTTGTCCGGCATCCACCAGGCCATGGAGTACCTGACCCTGGCCAACCGGGTGCGGGAGGGGGACCTGGCCGCATCGCCCGTGACGGCGGCGGGCCGGCACGTGGTGATCGTGGGCGGCGGGGACACCGGCTCGGACTGCCTCGGCACGGCCCTGCGGCAGGGCGCGCTGTCCGTGGTCCAACTCGACATCAACCCGGAACCGGGCGCCGCGCGGACCGACGGCGAACCGTGGCCGGTCTACCCGAGGGTGTACCGGATCTCCCACGCGCACGAGGAGGCCCGCGGACAGGCGGGCCTCGACCCGCGGCTGTTCTCCTGCGCGACCCTGCACTTCGAGGGGGACGCCTCGGGCCGGGTCCGGGCGCTGCGGCTGACCTCGGTGGAGCCGCCGGCCCGCGCTCCCGTCGCCGGGACCGAACGCGTCCTGCCGGCCGCGCTGGTCCTGCTGGCGCTGGGTTTCACCGGCGCCGAGCGGGCGGGCGGGCTGTACGAGCAGTTGGGGCTGGCCCTGGACGAGCAGGGGAACGTCGTACGCGACGCCTCGTTCGCGGCGGGCGGCGGTCGGGCGGCGCCGGGCGTGTTCGTGGCGGGCGACGCGGGCCGCGGGCAGTCCCTGGTGGTGTGGGCCATCGCCGAGGGCCGGTCGGCGGCGGCGGCCGTGGACCGCTACCTGACCGGCTCCACCGCCCTCCCCTCCCCCGTCGCCGCAGACGACCGGCCCCTCACGGCGCTGGGACGGATGCGGTACGGCGACGACTAG
- a CDS encoding ABC transporter ATP-binding protein, with protein MTQTTRATQDRTGAQEPMLRVREVHRSFGSGAQAVHALRGVSFEVRRGELTALKGRSGSGKTTLLNVVGGLDAPSRGAVELDGTDLSGLDEAGLLELRRDRIGFVFQSFGLIPVLTAAENVGVPMRLRKVPARQREERARTLLALVGLSDHAEQRPGELSGGQQQRVAVARALANEPDLIIADEPTGQLDSETGRQIMELLRAVVRSEGVTALVATHDPTLMELADRVVELRDGRVADPADDAAAGVGAGAVAR; from the coding sequence ATGACACAGACCACGCGGGCCACGCAGGACCGGACCGGTGCGCAGGAGCCCATGCTGCGGGTGCGGGAGGTCCACCGCAGTTTCGGCAGCGGGGCGCAGGCCGTACATGCCCTGCGCGGGGTCTCGTTCGAGGTGCGCCGCGGTGAACTCACCGCGCTCAAGGGGCGCTCCGGTTCGGGCAAGACCACCCTGCTGAACGTGGTCGGAGGTCTCGACGCCCCGTCCCGGGGCGCGGTCGAGCTCGACGGGACCGATCTGTCGGGGCTGGACGAGGCGGGGCTGCTGGAGCTGCGGCGGGACCGGATCGGCTTCGTGTTCCAGTCGTTCGGGCTGATTCCGGTGCTGACGGCGGCCGAGAACGTCGGGGTGCCGATGCGGTTGCGCAAGGTGCCGGCCAGGCAGCGCGAGGAGCGGGCCCGCACCCTGCTCGCCCTGGTCGGTCTGAGCGACCACGCCGAGCAGCGTCCGGGCGAGCTCTCCGGCGGCCAGCAGCAGCGCGTGGCCGTGGCGCGCGCCCTGGCCAACGAACCGGACCTGATCATCGCGGACGAGCCGACCGGCCAGCTCGACTCGGAGACGGGCCGGCAGATCATGGAGCTGCTGAGGGCGGTCGTGCGCAGCGAGGGCGTCACCGCCCTGGTCGCCACCCACGACCCCACGCTGATGGAGCTGGCCGACCGGGTCGTGGAACTGCGGGACGGCCGGGTCGCCGACCCGGCCGACGACGCGGCCGCAGGGGTGGGCGCGGGGGCCGTGGCGCGATGA
- a CDS encoding dihydrofolate reductase family protein has product MRKIVAELFISLDGVVEAPDQWHFPYYNAEMGAAVDAVLGRADTLLLGRSTYEGFAGVWPGREAAGGEDAPFAATLGDARKIVVSSRPLELPWRNSERLTGDLVEAVTALKREPGGTPIAISGSVSVVRQLLAAGLLDELQLLVHPIVVGKGMRLFPEGAPPVPLELLSAQTFETGVLNLFYAPAGPAAPASYDEAKTHLPRPAQ; this is encoded by the coding sequence ATGAGGAAGATCGTCGCAGAACTGTTCATCTCGCTGGACGGAGTGGTGGAGGCGCCCGACCAGTGGCACTTCCCCTACTACAACGCCGAGATGGGGGCGGCCGTGGACGCCGTCCTGGGCCGCGCGGACACGCTGCTCCTCGGACGGAGCACCTACGAGGGTTTCGCCGGGGTCTGGCCCGGGCGCGAGGCGGCCGGCGGCGAGGACGCGCCCTTCGCGGCGACCCTCGGGGACGCCCGCAAGATCGTCGTGTCGAGCCGGCCGCTGGAGCTGCCCTGGCGGAACTCCGAACGGCTCACGGGTGACCTCGTGGAGGCCGTGACCGCCTTGAAGCGCGAGCCGGGCGGCACGCCCATCGCCATCAGCGGCTCCGTCTCGGTCGTCCGGCAGCTGCTGGCCGCCGGCCTGCTGGACGAGCTGCAGCTGCTCGTCCATCCGATCGTGGTGGGCAAGGGCATGCGGCTGTTCCCGGAGGGCGCGCCCCCGGTCCCCCTGGAGCTGCTCTCCGCGCAGACCTTCGAGACCGGCGTGCTCAACCTCTTCTACGCGCCCGCCGGCCCGGCCGCACCGGCCTCGTACGACGAAGCCAAGACCCACCTGCCCCGGCCCGCGCAGTAG
- a CDS encoding DUF6400 family protein → MTPHSSAHSPTPDGSRPPGALTGFDVDLSAQEVLRRAQVMAALGPDWDPIEVLRGEEAAYDLLYSGLDPQQQRFYDDLVAAGVLPDRGDGGGGGRAAA, encoded by the coding sequence ATGACCCCCCACTCTTCCGCTCACTCCCCGACGCCGGACGGCTCGCGTCCGCCCGGTGCGCTGACCGGCTTCGACGTCGACCTCAGCGCGCAGGAAGTGCTCCGGCGCGCTCAGGTGATGGCCGCGCTCGGCCCCGACTGGGACCCGATCGAGGTGCTGCGCGGCGAGGAGGCCGCGTACGACCTGCTCTACTCCGGTCTCGATCCGCAGCAGCAGCGCTTCTACGACGATCTGGTCGCGGCCGGCGTGCTCCCGGACCGCGGTGACGGGGGCGGGGGCGGCCGTGCTGCCGCTTGA
- a CDS encoding maltokinase N-terminal cap-like domain-containing protein: MAVIHNTSLKPTKLELLTAWLPGRPWYRGEGGPVLAKAGGFRLDDPAGEVGIEVIVVTDTAGPRATTYLVPLTYRGAPLDGARDALVGTMEHGVLGRRWAYDAGHDPVFAAQLLALVEGRVQAQDQNASDRPDPEVTRAHTGHGDPAADAIVPTAPGPVGTAADDRDGTRLPAPQGAGLRLHRVLEPSPVTAADRSTTLPPGATGYVAGAWQAPDGSRVRGLFAVLSADGTA, encoded by the coding sequence ATGGCCGTCATCCACAACACCTCGCTCAAGCCGACCAAGCTGGAACTGCTCACCGCCTGGCTGCCCGGCCGGCCGTGGTACCGGGGCGAGGGCGGACCCGTGCTCGCGAAGGCCGGCGGGTTCCGGCTGGACGACCCGGCGGGCGAGGTCGGGATCGAGGTCATCGTGGTCACCGACACCGCGGGCCCGCGGGCGACCACGTACCTCGTACCCCTCACCTACCGCGGCGCCCCGCTCGACGGCGCGCGGGACGCCCTCGTCGGCACGATGGAGCACGGTGTACTGGGACGTCGGTGGGCCTACGACGCCGGCCACGACCCCGTGTTCGCGGCCCAGTTGCTGGCGCTGGTCGAAGGCCGGGTCCAGGCGCAGGACCAGAACGCCAGCGACCGCCCGGACCCGGAGGTCACCCGCGCCCACACCGGCCACGGCGACCCGGCCGCGGACGCGATCGTGCCCACCGCGCCCGGCCCGGTCGGGACGGCCGCCGACGACCGGGACGGGACCCGGCTGCCCGCGCCGCAGGGCGCGGGCCTGCGCCTGCACCGGGTCCTGGAACCGTCCCCGGTCACCGCCGCCGATCGCTCCACCACCCTCCCGCCGGGCGCGACGGGGTACGTCGCGGGCGCGTGGCAGGCGCCGGACGGCTCGCGCGTACGGGGCCTGTTCGCGGTCCTGAGCGCCGACGGCACGGCCTGA
- a CDS encoding CehA/McbA family metallohydrolase: protein MASGAAVAAGPTTPAGPATATRTLRGTIPPGAPDWVYVPLDVPPAVRELRVSYTYDKPPVPPGTPGNALDIGLFDQRGTALGGSGFRGWSGGARGGFFVRADAATPGYLPGPTGPGRWFLALGPYTVAPQGLAYEVTATFVYGDPAPAAAPAYPPQRARGRGRAWYRGDCHLHSVHSDGRREPAELAALARAAGLDFINSSDHNTHAAHGVWGPVAAAHPELLVLTGEEVTTRTGHVLAVGTDPGTFVDWRYRARDRRFDRFARRIRGAGGLVVPAHPHANCIGCAWKFGFAEADAVEVWNGPWTPDDEVALASWDAALRGGGERWLPLVAGSDYHRDPDRVGFPQTVVLADELSREAVLAGLRAGRSYGAESSAVSVTFDAVTARGAHAGIGGRLHTPEDTEVLVRLSCTGADGCELRLVTDQGPALTAAADRPLQWRTTAARTSYVRAEVRHPDAAPPLPGQPAALTNPIWLGGP, encoded by the coding sequence ATGGCATCGGGGGCGGCCGTCGCGGCCGGTCCCACGACCCCCGCCGGCCCCGCCACCGCCACCCGCACGCTGCGCGGCACGATCCCGCCCGGTGCTCCGGACTGGGTGTACGTACCGCTGGACGTGCCGCCGGCCGTCCGCGAACTGCGCGTCTCCTACACCTACGACAAGCCTCCCGTCCCCCCGGGCACCCCGGGCAACGCCCTGGACATCGGCCTCTTCGACCAGCGCGGCACCGCGCTCGGCGGTTCCGGGTTCCGGGGCTGGTCGGGCGGCGCCCGCGGCGGGTTCTTCGTACGGGCCGACGCCGCCACCCCCGGCTACCTGCCCGGTCCGACCGGCCCCGGCCGCTGGTTCCTGGCCCTCGGCCCGTACACGGTGGCGCCCCAGGGCCTGGCCTACGAGGTCACCGCCACCTTCGTGTACGGCGATCCGGCGCCGGCCGCGGCGCCGGCGTACCCGCCGCAGCGGGCCCGGGGACGCGGCCGGGCCTGGTACCGCGGCGACTGCCACCTGCACTCCGTCCATTCCGACGGCCGCCGCGAACCGGCCGAGCTCGCCGCGCTCGCCCGTGCGGCGGGCCTGGACTTCATCAACTCCTCCGACCACAACACGCACGCGGCGCACGGGGTCTGGGGGCCCGTGGCCGCGGCCCATCCGGAGCTGCTGGTGCTCACCGGGGAGGAGGTCACGACGCGCACCGGTCACGTCCTCGCGGTCGGCACCGACCCCGGCACGTTCGTCGACTGGCGCTACCGCGCCCGCGACCGGCGCTTCGACCGGTTCGCCCGCCGCATCCGCGGAGCGGGAGGCCTGGTGGTGCCCGCGCACCCGCACGCGAACTGCATCGGCTGCGCATGGAAGTTCGGGTTCGCGGAGGCCGACGCGGTGGAGGTGTGGAACGGCCCGTGGACCCCGGACGACGAGGTCGCGCTCGCGTCCTGGGACGCGGCCCTGCGCGGGGGCGGGGAGCGGTGGCTGCCGCTCGTCGCGGGCAGCGACTACCACCGCGACCCCGACCGGGTGGGGTTCCCGCAGACCGTGGTGCTGGCGGACGAGCTGTCCCGCGAGGCGGTCCTGGCCGGCCTGCGGGCGGGCCGTTCGTACGGCGCGGAGTCCTCGGCCGTCTCCGTCACCTTCGATGCGGTGACCGCTCGGGGCGCGCACGCGGGCATCGGCGGCCGACTGCACACCCCCGAGGACACGGAGGTGCTGGTCCGCCTCTCCTGCACCGGGGCCGACGGCTGCGAACTGCGGCTGGTCACCGACCAGGGCCCGGCCCTCACCGCCGCGGCCGACCGGCCGCTCCAGTGGCGCACCACGGCGGCCCGTACGTCCTACGTCCGGGCCGAGGTCCGCCACCCGGACGCGGCCCCGCCACTGCCCGGGCAGCCGGCCGCCCTCACCAACCCGATCTGGCTCGGCGGGCCTTGA
- a CDS encoding SH3 domain-containing protein encodes MRMFRKIAVAGTAAAVSTVLFAGTALAAPSYAEGLVVSSSGVKVRANATTTSRVVGSLGPWEKVRLSCQVQAKWVEGNNIWYRLHGQPGWVSARYVHNYTVVEWC; translated from the coding sequence ATGCGCATGTTCAGGAAGATCGCGGTAGCGGGTACGGCGGCGGCCGTGTCGACGGTGCTCTTCGCCGGGACCGCGCTGGCGGCGCCGTCGTACGCCGAGGGCCTGGTCGTCAGCTCGTCCGGGGTGAAGGTCCGCGCCAACGCGACGACGACGTCCCGCGTGGTCGGTTCGCTCGGGCCGTGGGAGAAGGTCCGGCTGTCCTGCCAGGTGCAGGCCAAGTGGGTCGAGGGCAACAACATCTGGTACCGGCTGCACGGTCAGCCCGGCTGGGTCTCCGCCCGGTACGTGCACAACTACACGGTCGTCGAATGGTGCTGA
- a CDS encoding radical SAM protein, with the protein MEQHVDSPSRTALVEGLMGRFPHVPREAVIKEDLLRGGMAFDESALSGTADGGSGDVKPKSYFIFSFDHRTLPELGAAALNRPPEEIVLTGGPYDLRRTVVSVRVNPDSPYVVRGGEDGTLGLYLDGARISDVGLPPMPEYYRHKLSNGKSVMEVAPTIQWGYLIYLTVFRVCQYFGAKEECQFCDINHNWRQHKAAGRPYTGVKPVEEVLEALEIIDRYDTAGTSRAYTLTGGSITSQVAGRDEADFYGHYAKAIEERFPGRWIGKVVAQALPRDDVQRFHDYGVRIYHPNFEVWDRRLFELHCPGKERYVGRDEWHRRILESAEVFGPRNVIPNFVAGIEMAEPFGFTKVSEAIDSTTEGLRFFMSNGVVPRFTTWCPEPTTPLGKANPLGAPLEYHIRLLEAYRATLEEYGLSSPPGYGPAGPGRAVFSVSSFMDSLEGLEAADA; encoded by the coding sequence ATGGAGCAACACGTGGACAGCCCGAGCCGTACCGCGCTGGTCGAGGGTCTGATGGGGCGCTTCCCGCACGTCCCGAGGGAGGCCGTGATCAAGGAGGACCTGCTGCGGGGCGGCATGGCGTTCGACGAGTCCGCGCTCAGCGGCACCGCCGACGGCGGGTCCGGGGACGTCAAGCCGAAGTCGTACTTCATCTTCTCCTTCGACCACCGCACCCTGCCGGAGCTCGGCGCGGCCGCGCTCAACCGGCCCCCGGAGGAGATCGTGCTCACCGGCGGCCCGTACGACCTGCGCCGGACCGTGGTGTCCGTGCGGGTCAATCCGGACTCCCCGTACGTGGTGCGGGGCGGCGAGGACGGCACGCTGGGCCTGTACCTGGACGGCGCGCGCATCTCGGACGTCGGCCTGCCGCCGATGCCGGAGTACTACCGGCACAAGCTGTCGAACGGCAAGTCGGTGATGGAGGTGGCGCCGACGATCCAGTGGGGCTACCTCATCTACCTGACGGTCTTCCGGGTGTGCCAGTACTTCGGGGCCAAGGAGGAGTGCCAGTTCTGCGACATCAACCACAACTGGCGCCAGCACAAGGCCGCCGGCCGGCCGTACACCGGTGTGAAGCCGGTGGAGGAGGTGCTGGAGGCGCTGGAGATCATCGACCGGTACGACACGGCGGGCACCTCGCGCGCCTACACCCTCACCGGCGGTTCGATCACCTCGCAGGTCGCGGGCCGCGACGAGGCCGACTTCTACGGCCACTACGCCAAGGCCATCGAGGAGCGCTTCCCGGGCCGCTGGATCGGCAAGGTCGTCGCCCAGGCGCTGCCGCGCGACGACGTCCAGCGCTTCCACGACTACGGCGTCCGCATCTACCACCCGAACTTCGAGGTGTGGGACCGGCGGCTGTTCGAGCTGCACTGCCCGGGCAAGGAGCGCTACGTCGGCCGTGACGAATGGCACCGCAGGATCCTGGAGTCCGCGGAGGTCTTCGGGCCGCGCAACGTGATCCCCAATTTCGTGGCGGGCATCGAGATGGCCGAGCCCTTCGGTTTCACGAAGGTGAGCGAGGCGATCGACTCGACCACGGAAGGACTGCGGTTCTTCATGTCGAACGGCGTCGTGCCGCGCTTCACCACCTGGTGCCCGGAGCCGACCACGCCGCTGGGCAAGGCCAACCCCCTGGGCGCGCCGCTGGAGTACCACATCCGCCTGCTGGAGGCCTACCGGGCGACGCTGGAGGAGTACGGCCTGAGCTCCCCGCCCGGCTACGGGCCGGCCGGTCCTGGGCGGGCCGTCTTCTCGGTCAGCTCGTTCATGGACAGCTTGGAGGGCCTCGAAGCCGCGGACGCCTGA